One genomic window of Myxococcus guangdongensis includes the following:
- a CDS encoding SCO family protein, with translation MTVSMRSLFVLLTVWSSLAGAEDVAVPTPPKASTAPRVEVPDVELVDQAGRTVKLWSDLVRGHTVAINFIFTRCKTICSPMTATVARVQKELGADSPVRFISITLDVANDTPDRLARFAAPFQPRPGWSFLTGDPAKVKQALVALGGYVPDKEAHRPTVLVGNAVSDTWTRVDGLGAPSVLLAAIREVQAASAGPSELRGDAPQDDARAQDEAAAKYFTNTELVDQDGRTHRFYEDLVRGRKVLINFAFTSCKGACSPITKHLTQVQQRLGERVGRDITMITLSVDPANDTPKSLGAFTKKLGVKPGWYFLTGARENITRVLKKLGGYVDDPDAHNTTLLIGDAATGVWVKSPAMAQVENIVHAVENLNAPR, from the coding sequence ATGACGGTGTCCATGCGCTCGCTGTTCGTTCTGCTCACCGTGTGGAGTTCCCTCGCCGGGGCCGAGGACGTGGCGGTGCCCACGCCGCCCAAGGCCTCCACCGCACCGCGCGTCGAGGTGCCCGACGTGGAGCTGGTGGACCAGGCGGGGCGCACGGTGAAGCTGTGGTCGGATCTGGTCCGAGGCCACACGGTGGCCATCAACTTCATCTTCACGCGCTGCAAGACCATCTGCTCACCGATGACGGCCACCGTCGCGCGCGTCCAGAAGGAGCTGGGGGCCGACAGCCCCGTGCGCTTCATCTCGATCACCCTGGACGTGGCCAATGACACGCCCGATCGCCTCGCGCGCTTCGCCGCGCCCTTCCAGCCCCGTCCGGGTTGGTCCTTCCTCACGGGCGACCCCGCGAAGGTGAAGCAGGCCTTGGTGGCGTTGGGGGGCTATGTGCCGGACAAGGAGGCCCACCGTCCCACGGTGCTGGTGGGCAACGCTGTCTCCGACACGTGGACGCGAGTGGATGGGCTGGGCGCGCCCAGCGTGTTGCTCGCCGCGATTCGTGAGGTGCAGGCCGCCTCGGCGGGCCCCTCCGAGCTGCGCGGCGACGCGCCCCAGGACGACGCGCGGGCCCAGGATGAGGCCGCGGCGAAGTACTTCACGAACACGGAGCTGGTGGACCAGGACGGCCGCACCCACCGCTTCTACGAGGACCTGGTGCGAGGCCGGAAGGTGCTCATCAACTTCGCCTTCACGTCGTGCAAGGGGGCGTGCTCGCCCATCACGAAGCACCTCACGCAGGTCCAGCAGCGGCTCGGCGAGCGCGTGGGACGGGACATCACGATGATCACCCTCTCGGTGGACCCCGCGAACGACACACCGAAGAGCCTGGGGGCCTTCACGAAGAAGCTCGGGGTGAAGCCGGGTTGGTACTTCCTCACGGGTGCGCGCGAGAACATCACGCGCGTGCTCAAGAAGCTGGGCGGCTACGTGGACGACCCGGATGCGCACAACACCACGCTGCTCATCGGTGACGCGGCCACGGGCGTGTGGGTGAAGTCGCCAGCGATGGCCCAGGTGGAGAACATCGTCCATGCCGTCGAGAACCTGAATGCCCCGAGGTAG
- a CDS encoding YncE family protein yields the protein MMRKSLVLLVSGVLFAGALATVRVATRPDASPPPPEDSPPPAPVAPVFAEREGVRVSFDLALRARPREAAAGSALQGTARFVLADAKTGASLQGRRVLGWMSPRAPGEAAPDDAACKERVKSYLGGLLSTKAEVDLNAYWFLTLNHDQTVSVINPQLAFERTKLHSLVSLGGEVADWALLKDRSAMYATVASGDSVSVVDLQRFLTTRTIRVGQRPGRIVVAPDGRTAWVSNDGDGTVSILDTTAHTELASLDVGAGRHEVTFSDEGRTAWITSTEADVLTAVDVASREVLGTVSVGVGAGDVAWSAVARAVFVAQPRTSEVLVLDVARREVSRRISVKPGLGALRFDRTGRWAFLLHPDAGGVDIIDAATSQVAHSLEGFAAPDSVVFTDAFAYVRNTTSGRVSLVELSTLGGASSPSVVNVTMGQLAPADARGLGRSDPIAALPEGNGVIVAGAADRALFLYQEGMMAPRGTHLNYGREPRAVLVLDRSLREVEAGTYAATATVRENGTYDVAFLLDNPRTIVCMEWKVGGVPEDAALAKKLPLKLTPRFDPARHFTAGTTTPLRFRLEPMPGMDPRPVRPEEVRVLMFKTPGTWQWRTEPRLTTDGEFEVDFAPPSPGQYKLVVGVESRNIDLGRLPHFTFGVVEAPAPASASLSEVAR from the coding sequence CTGGTCCTCCTCGTCTCGGGCGTGCTGTTCGCGGGCGCCCTCGCCACCGTGCGCGTCGCCACGCGCCCCGATGCGTCGCCGCCTCCTCCCGAGGACTCACCTCCTCCGGCACCCGTGGCGCCTGTCTTCGCGGAGCGAGAGGGCGTCCGCGTGTCCTTCGACCTCGCGCTGAGGGCACGCCCCCGGGAGGCCGCCGCCGGGTCCGCGCTGCAGGGCACCGCGCGCTTCGTGCTCGCGGACGCGAAGACCGGCGCGTCCCTGCAGGGGCGTCGCGTGCTGGGCTGGATGTCTCCGCGCGCCCCGGGTGAGGCGGCTCCGGACGACGCGGCCTGCAAGGAGCGCGTGAAGTCGTACCTGGGGGGCCTCTTGTCCACGAAGGCGGAGGTGGACCTGAACGCCTATTGGTTCCTCACGCTGAACCACGACCAGACGGTGTCCGTCATCAATCCGCAGCTCGCCTTCGAGCGCACCAAGCTGCACAGCCTGGTGTCGCTGGGTGGAGAGGTGGCGGACTGGGCGCTCCTGAAGGACCGCTCCGCGATGTACGCGACGGTGGCCAGCGGCGACAGCGTGTCCGTGGTGGACCTGCAGCGATTCCTCACGACGCGGACGATTCGCGTCGGTCAGCGCCCCGGACGAATCGTGGTGGCGCCCGATGGCCGCACGGCCTGGGTGAGCAATGACGGGGACGGCACGGTGAGCATCCTCGACACCACGGCGCACACGGAGCTGGCGTCGCTGGACGTGGGCGCGGGGCGCCACGAGGTGACATTCTCGGACGAGGGTCGCACCGCGTGGATCACCAGCACGGAGGCCGACGTGCTGACGGCGGTGGATGTCGCATCACGCGAGGTGCTGGGCACCGTGAGCGTGGGTGTGGGCGCGGGAGACGTCGCGTGGAGTGCCGTGGCGCGGGCGGTCTTCGTGGCGCAGCCGCGCACGAGCGAGGTGCTGGTGTTGGACGTGGCGCGGCGCGAGGTATCCCGCCGCATCTCGGTGAAGCCGGGGCTGGGGGCGCTGAGGTTCGACCGCACGGGGCGCTGGGCCTTCCTGCTCCACCCGGACGCGGGCGGCGTGGACATCATCGACGCGGCGACCAGCCAGGTGGCGCACTCGCTCGAGGGCTTCGCCGCGCCGGACTCGGTCGTCTTCACGGATGCGTTCGCGTACGTGCGCAACACCACCAGCGGTCGCGTGTCCCTGGTGGAGCTGAGCACGCTGGGCGGCGCGAGCAGTCCGTCCGTGGTGAACGTCACCATGGGGCAGCTGGCGCCCGCGGATGCGCGCGGGCTGGGACGCTCGGACCCCATCGCCGCGCTCCCCGAGGGCAACGGCGTCATCGTCGCGGGCGCGGCGGACCGGGCCCTGTTCCTCTACCAGGAGGGCATGATGGCGCCGCGGGGAACGCACCTGAACTACGGCCGCGAGCCTCGGGCCGTGCTGGTGCTGGACCGCTCGCTGCGCGAGGTGGAGGCCGGGACCTACGCGGCCACCGCCACGGTGCGCGAGAACGGCACCTACGACGTGGCCTTCCTCCTGGACAATCCGCGCACCATCGTCTGCATGGAGTGGAAGGTGGGGGGGGTGCCCGAGGACGCGGCGCTCGCGAAGAAGCTCCCGCTGAAGCTCACGCCTCGATTCGACCCGGCGCGGCACTTCACGGCGGGGACCACCACGCCCTTGCGCTTCCGCCTCGAGCCCATGCCGGGCATGGACCCGCGTCCGGTGCGGCCCGAGGAGGTCCGGGTGTTGATGTTCAAGACGCCCGGCACGTGGCAGTGGCGCACCGAGCCTCGCCTCACCACCGACGGAGAGTTCGAGGTGGACTTCGCCCCACCCTCCCCTGGCCAGTACAAGCTGGTGGTGGGCGTGGAGAGCCGGAACATCGACCTGGGTCGTCTGCCGCACTTCACCTTCGGCGTCGTCGAAGCTCCCGCCCCGGCGAGCGCCTCCCTCTCCGAGGTCGCACGATGA